One Dysosmobacter welbionis DNA segment encodes these proteins:
- a CDS encoding tyrosine-type recombinase/integrase — MSDEIVFDVLCTKVLDALRALGLGKFSIRNYYYEGMWPIIKVYRSEGVIFYSAAFTNEIVNRFHLDHENGLVADRIWAKVRKASILFEEYVQTGKIVWKRVRPDPKISLAPYYHELLRRFCQHEANTRAIGFESLRDEENVCRKFFAYLDASGCHTCQDINLVNVNAFLLFIASQRKSSMDRVCNTLKHLSAYLVSIQNCCDFSAALTTRPAPRKKLRPAFSAKEVHTVVDAAAKNPSLSLRDTAMFAVAASLGLRAGDIVRLTLSDIDWIHHEIRFVQNKTGVELHLPLEASVGNAIANYILHERPKTQSPALFVRSRIPFDFMTSTATGDRLRKYMKLSDVEYTPGDGKGFHSFRRYVASSMINQEVPIDTVKEILGHTQIGSMKAYMRISRDKLAMCALGLDGIEVVQEALL, encoded by the coding sequence ATGTCCGATGAAATTGTGTTTGATGTTCTATGCACAAAAGTGCTGGATGCATTACGGGCTCTGGGGCTTGGTAAGTTCAGCATACGAAACTACTACTACGAAGGGATGTGGCCAATCATAAAGGTCTACCGTTCCGAGGGGGTGATATTTTATAGTGCTGCATTTACAAATGAAATTGTGAATCGTTTTCACTTGGATCATGAAAATGGTTTGGTAGCCGACCGGATCTGGGCAAAAGTCAGAAAGGCATCCATTCTCTTCGAGGAGTATGTTCAAACCGGAAAAATAGTCTGGAAACGTGTTAGACCTGATCCGAAAATTTCCTTAGCTCCGTACTATCATGAACTCCTGCGTAGATTCTGTCAACATGAAGCGAATACGCGGGCCATTGGATTTGAGAGCTTACGGGACGAGGAGAATGTCTGCCGCAAATTCTTTGCATACCTCGATGCCAGCGGTTGCCATACTTGCCAAGATATTAATTTAGTAAATGTCAACGCTTTTCTGCTGTTCATCGCATCTCAACGAAAATCGAGCATGGACAGAGTGTGCAACACATTGAAACATCTGAGCGCATACTTGGTGTCCATACAAAACTGCTGCGATTTCAGCGCCGCATTGACTACTCGTCCCGCGCCCCGAAAGAAACTGCGGCCTGCCTTTTCCGCAAAAGAGGTTCACACCGTCGTGGATGCAGCGGCAAAAAATCCGTCCTTATCGCTCCGCGATACTGCGATGTTTGCTGTTGCCGCCAGTTTGGGACTGAGAGCTGGGGACATTGTTCGCTTAACGCTCTCGGACATTGACTGGATTCATCATGAAATACGCTTCGTACAGAACAAAACCGGAGTGGAACTGCACCTTCCTCTCGAAGCATCGGTAGGAAACGCCATTGCGAACTATATTCTTCACGAGCGGCCCAAAACGCAGTCCCCAGCTCTCTTTGTGCGTTCCCGTATTCCTTTTGACTTCATGACTTCGACTGCTACGGGAGACCGGCTCAGAAAATATATGAAACTCTCAGATGTTGAGTATACTCCGGGCGATGGAAAAGGCTTTCACAGTTTCAGAAGGTATGTTGCCAGTTCCATGATAAACCAAGAAGTACCGATCGATACAGTGAAAGAAATCTTAGGGCATACGCAGATTGGCTCCATGAAAGCATATATGCGGATCAGCCGGGACAAGCTCGCAATGTGTGCACTCGGACTTGACGGTATTGAGGTTGTCCAGGAGGCTTTGTTATGA
- a CDS encoding tyrosine-type recombinase/integrase: MRSAFTGAFAPYICGLIEKKQALGYDYHGSACILRTFDEFCREQFPNETCLTAELAMKWAEQFKTEKNLSRLNRVSVIRELAKYMNSVGEQAYLLPLQLTKKSGRHIPYIYSKEDLPKLFKEIDSLQPSLRAPTKHLVVSVIFRLIYCCGLRPVEARRLRREDVNLFDGTVNILESKGHKDRIVVLSEDMLELCRNYDLRVEKIYPHRKYFFQSPSVRGDGMYSMEWIIPTFRRFLQTAGISGYGEIRPRLYDLRHTFATHRLYQWVKEGKDINACLAYLSEYMGHSNLESTAYYIHLLPTLYTDLPELRLDSSLEMEADLCD, encoded by the coding sequence ATGAGATCTGCATTCACCGGGGCATTTGCACCCTATATTTGCGGCTTGATTGAAAAGAAACAAGCCCTCGGCTATGACTACCACGGAAGTGCGTGCATTCTTCGAACTTTTGATGAATTCTGCCGTGAGCAATTTCCGAACGAGACCTGCTTGACTGCGGAGTTAGCCATGAAATGGGCTGAACAGTTCAAGACCGAGAAAAATCTGTCCAGATTGAATAGGGTATCTGTGATTCGGGAGCTCGCTAAATACATGAATAGTGTAGGAGAACAGGCTTATCTTTTACCACTTCAACTCACGAAGAAAAGCGGACGCCATATCCCCTACATTTATTCAAAGGAAGATTTGCCCAAGTTGTTCAAGGAAATAGATTCTCTGCAGCCCAGCCTTAGAGCACCCACAAAGCATCTGGTGGTATCTGTAATATTTCGCTTGATCTACTGTTGCGGTCTCAGACCCGTAGAAGCCAGACGGCTCCGAAGAGAGGATGTCAACCTGTTTGATGGGACGGTGAATATCCTTGAATCGAAAGGACATAAAGACAGAATCGTTGTCTTGTCCGAAGATATGCTTGAACTGTGCAGGAATTATGACCTGCGCGTAGAGAAGATATACCCTCACCGCAAATATTTCTTCCAGAGTCCAAGTGTCCGAGGTGACGGAATGTACTCAATGGAGTGGATTATTCCGACATTCAGAAGGTTCCTTCAGACGGCAGGCATATCCGGATACGGTGAGATCCGGCCCAGACTTTATGACCTGCGGCATACATTTGCAACACATCGGCTGTACCAGTGGGTAAAGGAAGGAAAAGATATAAATGCCTGCCTTGCGTATTTGAGCGAGTATATGGGCCATTCAAATCTCGAGAGCACGGCATATTATATTCATCTTCTTCCAACGCTTTATACCGACTTGCCAGAACTGCGTCTTGATAGTTCCCTTGAAATGGAGGCAGATTTATGCGACTGA
- a CDS encoding tyrosine-type recombinase/integrase: protein MRLKDEKFYKTVRDFLDIYLIKHRGYSLNTQKSYREAINLLLLYFKTELGLEYASIGFEDITYSNITGFLEWLSKSRGCSPATVNLRLMAIRSFTKYAGILDSGKIYMQVEVGNISVRKTPGKVVEFLTAPALETLFEQPNRFKTNGYRDFCFMRLMYDTAARCQELVDAKIHDLSIRKTHATICLTGKGNKLRIVPISPSVVELLKTYLDKAHPTEQRQSDDYLFFTTHHGRKSRMSTDAVNLFMKKYGEMARRACPEVPERVHPHQLRHSRAMHLYRAGMPLVLLAEFLGHADVNTTRIYAWADTEMKRQAIQKVSKVTEGDTIEPIWANDEELIKRLYGLA, encoded by the coding sequence ATGCGACTGAAAGACGAGAAATTCTATAAAACGGTAAGGGACTTCCTTGACATCTACTTGATCAAGCATAGAGGCTATAGCTTAAATACTCAGAAATCGTATCGAGAGGCAATAAATCTTCTTCTCCTTTATTTTAAAACGGAACTGGGGCTTGAATATGCCAGTATTGGGTTCGAGGACATCACTTACTCAAATATAACCGGTTTTCTCGAATGGCTCTCAAAATCCAGAGGATGTTCTCCAGCAACGGTAAATCTGCGTTTGATGGCAATTCGTTCTTTCACAAAATATGCAGGGATATTAGATTCCGGCAAAATCTATATGCAGGTCGAAGTCGGCAATATTTCTGTTCGGAAAACTCCGGGAAAAGTCGTGGAGTTTCTGACGGCTCCTGCATTGGAAACTCTTTTTGAGCAGCCCAACCGCTTCAAGACGAATGGATACCGTGACTTCTGCTTTATGCGGTTGATGTACGACACCGCAGCACGTTGCCAGGAACTGGTGGATGCAAAAATTCATGATTTGAGCATTCGAAAGACTCATGCAACAATCTGCCTTACTGGAAAGGGAAATAAACTGCGAATAGTTCCAATCTCCCCCTCTGTGGTTGAATTGCTCAAAACTTATCTGGATAAAGCACATCCGACCGAGCAAAGGCAGAGTGATGACTATCTTTTCTTTACAACGCATCATGGTCGCAAAAGCAGAATGTCCACCGATGCCGTTAATCTCTTTATGAAAAAATATGGTGAAATGGCAAGGCGGGCTTGTCCTGAAGTGCCAGAACGAGTACATCCACACCAACTTAGGCATTCCCGTGCCATGCATCTGTATCGTGCCGGGATGCCGCTTGTCCTCCTCGCGGAGTTCCTTGGGCATGCCGACGTCAACACAACCCGGATCTATGCATGGGCCGATACTGAGATGAAGCGGCAGGCAATTCAAAAGGTATCCAAGGTCACAGAGGGAGATACTATTGAACCAATATGGGCAAACGATGAGGAGTTGATAAAGCGCCTTTATGGTTTGGCTTGA